Proteins encoded within one genomic window of Salipaludibacillus agaradhaerens:
- a CDS encoding DUF421 domain-containing protein, protein MNQFFEFFVVIARIFTILPLLLVVTMYMGKRAIGQLPLFDFLVIITLSSVTGADIADPDIQHIHTVIAIITIALLQRIISYLIIKKRWFGHVMTFEPTVVIENGVLLIKNIEHIRYSIDNILQMLREKDIFDLSIVKLAIIEANGKLTVYRFHSSTPVSLEDINVTKRTSNLAYPVMMEGKVYTEVLQNLGLSVSWLHNELMKKGINHPEKVLFASINDDHQLHISTIDATPTGPPFRH, encoded by the coding sequence GTGAACCAATTTTTTGAATTCTTTGTTGTGATTGCACGTATCTTTACAATTCTCCCTCTCTTATTAGTCGTGACTATGTATATGGGGAAGCGCGCTATCGGGCAACTCCCATTATTTGATTTCCTCGTTATTATTACACTTTCCTCTGTCACAGGTGCGGATATAGCCGACCCAGATATTCAACATATACATACAGTTATAGCTATTATTACTATCGCTTTATTACAGCGCATTATTAGCTATCTCATCATTAAAAAACGTTGGTTCGGCCATGTTATGACCTTTGAACCAACAGTGGTGATCGAAAATGGTGTGCTCCTTATTAAAAACATTGAACATATTCGCTATTCAATTGATAATATATTACAGATGTTAAGAGAAAAAGATATTTTTGACCTTTCTATCGTGAAATTGGCAATCATTGAGGCAAATGGAAAACTGACTGTTTATCGATTTCACAGCAGTACGCCTGTGTCACTTGAAGACATTAATGTGACGAAACGCACGTCTAATTTAGCGTACCCTGTAATGATGGAAGGAAAGGTGTATACTGAAGTATTACAAAACCTCGGCTTATCTGTCTCTTGGCTTCATAATGAACTCATGAAGAAGGGCATTAATCATCCAGAGAAGGTCCTATTTGCAAGTATAAATGATGATCATCAGTTACATATTTCAACGATCGATGCAACCCCCACAGGCCCTCCCTTTAGACATTAG
- a CDS encoding D-alanyl-D-alanine carboxypeptidase family protein: MRVLLLCVLCFIFLVLPAQVSVEAQQQFAGHTSAKGAVLIEQESGRVLYEKQARTPMRIASITKIMTAILAIESGKLDEEVTISSHAYGTEGSSIYLAEGEKIILRDLVYGLMLRSGNDAAVAIAEHVGGSVDGFVYLMNEKAREIGMEQSVFSNPHGLDDHEEHYSTAYDMAILTQYAMDNPVYREISGTTTYRSTTPEKRVRVFNNKNKLLTQLYKHSTGGKTGYTKRAKRTLVSTAEKEGMSLIAVTINAPSDWNDHINLFEWAFGNFEMNTIVSEGIVANVNDSFYENKLHAQYTFGYPLSKEDKDHLTHRLLLLRPNLEKWEKQGVPYPIGSVQIELYDDIIGTVPIKYIYENDKKPSFYERWVEPWLKFNEAGTNG, encoded by the coding sequence ATGAGAGTATTACTATTATGTGTTCTCTGTTTTATTTTTCTCGTATTGCCTGCTCAGGTTTCTGTAGAGGCACAGCAGCAATTTGCAGGTCATACGTCGGCAAAAGGAGCTGTGTTAATAGAGCAAGAGAGTGGTAGAGTGTTGTATGAGAAACAAGCAAGAACACCGATGAGAATTGCTAGCATAACGAAAATTATGACGGCGATACTAGCGATCGAATCAGGAAAGCTTGATGAAGAAGTGACGATCTCATCACATGCCTATGGAACTGAAGGTTCGTCGATTTATTTGGCTGAAGGGGAAAAAATTATACTAAGGGATCTTGTTTATGGATTGATGTTGCGATCTGGTAATGATGCAGCGGTAGCTATTGCGGAACATGTTGGGGGAAGTGTGGATGGGTTTGTTTATTTAATGAATGAAAAGGCACGTGAAATTGGTATGGAGCAGTCAGTTTTTTCAAATCCTCATGGCTTAGATGATCATGAAGAACATTACTCAACAGCGTATGATATGGCTATATTAACACAATATGCTATGGATAATCCGGTTTACCGAGAGATATCAGGGACAACCACTTATCGATCAACAACGCCAGAAAAGCGGGTCCGAGTTTTTAACAATAAAAACAAATTGTTAACGCAGCTTTACAAACATTCTACTGGCGGAAAAACAGGATATACAAAGCGTGCAAAGCGGACACTGGTCTCGACTGCGGAAAAAGAGGGTATGTCATTAATCGCTGTTACCATAAATGCGCCTAGCGATTGGAATGATCATATAAACTTATTTGAATGGGCTTTTGGCAACTTTGAAATGAATACGATTGTCTCAGAGGGCATCGTCGCTAATGTGAATGATTCGTTTTATGAAAATAAGCTTCATGCTCAGTATACGTTTGGTTACCCGTTGTCAAAGGAAGATAAGGACCATTTAACTCATCGTTTGCTTTTATTGAGGCCTAACTTAGAAAAATGGGAAAAACAAGGGGTGCCATATCCAATCGGGAGCGTACAAATCGAGTTATATGACGATATAATCGGCACCGTACCAATAAAATATATATATGAAAACGATAAAAAACCGAGCTTTTATGAAAGATGGGTAGAGCCGTGGTTGAAGTTCAACGAGGCAGGAACAAATGGTTAA